A window of Apodemus sylvaticus chromosome 9, mApoSyl1.1, whole genome shotgun sequence contains these coding sequences:
- the Ptprn gene encoding receptor-type tyrosine-protein phosphatase-like N: MRRPRRPGGPGGPGGSGGFGSLRLLVCLLLLSGRPGGCSAISAHGCLFDRRLCSHLEVCIQDGLFGQCQAGVGQARPLLQVTSPVLQRLQGVLRQLMSQGLSWHDDLTQHVISQEMERIPRLRPPELHPRDRSGLVPRRPGPAGELLSQGHPTSSSPAAQGLPRLPGGGNGAGAAPPLSSLQAELLPPLLEHLLMPPQPPHPALTYEPALLQPYLFHQFGSRDGSRASESSSGVVGVGHLPKAEGSALFSRSVSKAILGTHSGHSFGDLTGPSPAQLFQDPGLLYMAQDLPVPGRARAPRLPEEGGSSRAEDSSEGREEEALGARGEKSPPQAAQADVSLQRLAADLAGFGVELRQLTPEQLSTLLTLLQLLPKGTGRNPGGAANVGGADVKKTIEEQVQRGDRADARPPTPLLPGHPTASPPSSEVQQVLSPGFPEPSHTSSPLGTSSVLLEKKSLLGQSQPTVVGQPSARPSAEEYGYIVTDQKPLSLVAGVKLLEILAEHIHMSSGSFINISVVGPAVTFRIRHNEQNLSLADVTQQAGLVKSELEAQTGLQILQTGVGQREEAAAVLPRQAHGVSPMRSVLLTLVALAGVAGLLVALAVALCMRHHSRQRDKERLAALGPEGAHGDTTFEYQDLCRQHMATKSLFNRAEGQPEPSRVSSVSSQFSDAAQASPSSHSSTPSWCEEPAQANMDISTGHMILAYMEDHLRNRDRLAKEWQALCAYQAEPNTCATAQEEGNVKKNRHLDFLPYDHARIKLKVESSPSRSDYINASPIIEHDPRMPAYIATQGPLSHTIADFWQMVWESGCTVIVMLTPLVEDGVKQCDRYWPDEGSSLYHVYEVNLVSEHIWCEDFLVRSFYLKNVQTQETRTLTQFHFLSWPAEGTPASTRPLLDFRRKVNKCYRGRSCPIIVHCSDGAGRTGTYILIDMVLNRMAKGVKEIDIAATLEHVRDQRPGLVRSKDQFEFALTAVAEEVNAILKALPQ, translated from the exons ATGAGGCGCCCGCGGCGGCCCGGGGGTCCCGGGGGTCCCGGGGGCTCCGGGGGCTTCGGGAGCCTCCGGCTGCTGGTCTGCCTGCTGTTGCTGAGCGGCCGCCCCGGGGGCTGCAGCGCCATCAGTGCCCACG GCTGTCTGTTCGACCGCAGACTCTGCTCGCATCTGGAAGTCTGCATTCAGG ATGGCTTGTTTGGACAGTGCCAGGCGGGAGTGGGGCAGGCACGGCCCCTCCTTCAAGTCACTTCCCCAGTTCTCCAGCGCTTGCAAGGTGTGCTCCGGCAACTCATGTCCCAAG GCTTGTCCTGGCACGATGACCTCACCCAGCACGTCATCTCCCAGGAGATGGAGCGCATTCCCAGGCTTCGTCCCCCAGAGCTCCATCCAAGGGACAG gTCTGGTTTGGTGCCCAGGAGACCAGGCCCTGCAGGGGAACTGCTATCTCAGGGCCATCCCACCAGCTCCTCTCCTGCTGCCCAGGGGCTCCCTCGGCTTCCTGGGGGTGGAAATGGAGCTGGGGCGGCGCCCCCACTGTCCTCTCTGCAGGCTGAGTTGTTGCCCCCTCTCTTGGAGCATCTGCTAATGCCCCCACAGCCCCCTCACCCTGCTCTGACATATGAGCCTGCACTGCTACAGCCTTACCTCTTCCACCAG tttggctCCCGAGATGGCTCCCGGGCCTCAGAGAGCTCCTCTGGGGTAGTCGGTGTAGGCCACCTGCCCAAGGCAGAAGGTTCTGCACTCTTCAGCAGAAGTGTCTCCAAGGCCATTTTGGGGACTCACTCTGGACACTCCTTTGGGGACCTCACAGGTCCCTCGCCTGCTCAGCTTTTCCAGGATCCGGGGCTGCTCTACATGGCCCAAGATTTGCCAGTGCCTGGCAGGGCCCGGGCACCAAGGTTACCAGAGGAAGGGGGCAGCAGCCGGGCAGAGGACTCTTCAGAGGGCCGTGAGGAGGAAGCACTAGGGGCTCGTGGGGAGAAGTCGCCTCCCCAAGCAGCACAAGCAG ATGTGAGTCTACAGAGATTGGCTGCTGACCTGGCAGGCTTCGGAGTAGAGCTGCGTCAGCTGACCCCGGAGCAGCTGTCTACCCTCTTGACCCTGCTGCAGTTGCTGCCCAAGGGCACAGGAAGAAATCCTG GAGGGGCTGCGAATGTGGGAGGAGCCGATGTCAAGAAA ACAATAGAAGAACAAGtgcagagaggagacagagcagACGCTCGACCCCCGACACCATTGCTTCCTGGACACCCCACTGCCAGCCCCCCCTCCAGTGAAGTTCAGCAGGTGCTGAGCCCCGGTTTCCCTGAACCTTCCCACACATCCAGTCCTCTGGGCACCTCATCGGTCCTGCTGGAGAAGAAAAGTCTCTTGGGCCAGAGCCAGCCCACAGTGGTGGGACAGCCGTCAGCTCGCCCCTCGGCTGAGGAGTATGGCTACATAGTCACTGACCAGAA ACCCCTGAGTCTGGTGGCCGGAGTGAAGTTGCTGGAGATCCTGGCTGAGCACATACATATGTCTTCGGGCAGCTTCATCAACATCAG TGTGGTGGGACCAGCTGTCACCTTCCGAATCCGGCACAATGAGCAGAACCTGTCTTTGGCAGATGTGACCCAGCAAGCTG GGCTGGTGAAGTCTGAACTGGAAGCGCAGACAGGGCTCCAGATTTTGCAGACAGGGGTGGGACAG AGGGAGGAAGCAGCTGCAGTCCTTCCCCGACAAGCCCATGGCGTATCTCCCATGCGCTCAGTGCTACTTACTCTGGTGGCCCTGGCAGGTGTCGCTGGGCTGCTAGTGGCTTTGGCAGTGGCCCTGTGTATGCGCCATCATTCAAGACAGCGGGACAAGGAGCGCCTGGCAGCGCTGGGGCCGGAGGGGGCCCACGGTGACACAACCTTTGAGTACCAG GACCTGTGTCGCCAGCACATGGCCACAAAGTCCCTGTTTAACCGGGCAGAGGGTCAGCCAGAGCCTTCTAGGGTGAGCAGTGTGTCCTCTCAGTTCAGCGACGCGGCCCAGGCCAGCCCCAGTTCCCACAGCAGCACGCCATCCTGGTGCGAGGAGCCGGCCCAGGCCAACATGGACATCTCCACGGGACACATGATTCTG GCATATATGGAGGATCACCTTCGGAACCGGGACCGGTTGGCCAAGGAGTGGCAGGCCCTGTGCGCCTACCAAGCGGAGCCAAACACCTGTGCCACCGCACAGGAGGAGGGCAACGTCAAGAAGAACCGCCATCTTGACTTCCTACCCT ATGACCACGCCCGAATCAAGCTGAAAGTGGAGAGCAGCCCTTCTCGGAGTGATTACATCAACGCCAGCCCCATC ATCGAGCATGACCCTCGGATGCCGGCCTACATAGCCACACAGGGACCGCTGTCCCACACCATCGCGGACTTCTGGCAG ATGGTGTGGGAGAGTGGCTGCACTGTCATCGTTATGCTGACCCCGTTGGTGGAGGACGGCGTCAAACAGTGTGACCGCTACTGGCCAGATGAAGGGTCCTCCCTCTACCACGTCTATGAG GTGAACCTGGTGTCGGAGCACATCTGGTGCGAGGACTTCCTGGTGCGGAGCTTCTACCTGAAGAACGTGCAGACCCAGGAGACGCGCACGCTCACTCAGTTCCACTTCCTCAGCTGGCCGGCAGAGGGCACTCCGGCCTCCACGCGGCCGCTGCTGGACTTCCGCAG GAAAGTGAACAAGTGCTACAGAGGCCGCTCCTGCCCCATCATAGTGCACTGCAG TGATGGTGCAGGGAGGACAGGCACCTACATCCTTATTGACATGGTCCTGAATCGCATGGCGAAAG GAGTGAAGGAGATTGACATCGCTGCCACCCTGGAGCATGTCCGTGACCAGCGGCCTGGCCTTGTCCGGTCCAAG GACCAGTTTGAGTTTGCGCTGACAGCTGTGGCGGAGGAGGTGAACGCCATCCTCAAGGCCCTGCCCCAGTGA